A single region of the Streptomyces sp. ITFR-16 genome encodes:
- a CDS encoding ParA family protein: MAGSAHCEPEAEESESLRSDANIAGPMTDPVPGPRTESVGDGVSRETPPPMDDTPIGRAAQLAVEALGRAGEGLPRPDQTRVMVVANQKGGVGKTTSTVNLAASLALHGARVLVVDLDPQGNASTALGIDHHAEVPSIYDVLVESKPLSDVVQPVPDVEGLFCAPATIDLAGAEIELVSLVARESRLQRAIQAYEQPLDYILIDCPPSLGLLTVNALVAGAEVLIPIQCEYYALEGLGQLLRNVDLVRGHLNPDLHVSTILLTMYDGRTRLASQVAEEVRSHFGKEVLRTSIPRSVRISEAPSYGQTVLTYDPGSSGSLSYLEAAREIALRGVGVQYEAQHAHPGSRNSQQNTSEGIQ, from the coding sequence ATGGCAGGCTCTGCTCATTGCGAGCCTGAAGCCGAGGAGAGTGAATCCTTGCGGTCCGACGCCAACATCGCGGGACCGATGACCGACCCGGTCCCCGGTCCCCGAACCGAATCGGTGGGAGACGGTGTTTCACGTGAAACACCGCCGCCGATGGATGACACACCTATCGGTCGTGCGGCCCAGCTGGCGGTGGAGGCCCTCGGCCGAGCCGGCGAGGGGCTGCCGCGACCTGACCAGACACGCGTCATGGTGGTGGCCAACCAGAAGGGTGGGGTGGGAAAGACCACCTCGACGGTCAACCTTGCCGCGTCGCTTGCACTTCACGGTGCACGCGTTCTCGTGGTCGACCTCGATCCACAGGGCAACGCCTCTACGGCTCTGGGCATCGATCACCATGCCGAAGTTCCCTCGATCTATGACGTCCTGGTGGAGAGCAAGCCGCTCTCCGACGTGGTGCAGCCCGTCCCGGACGTCGAAGGTCTCTTCTGCGCCCCGGCCACCATCGATCTCGCCGGTGCGGAGATCGAGCTGGTGTCGCTGGTGGCGCGGGAGAGTCGACTGCAGCGGGCGATCCAGGCCTATGAGCAGCCGCTGGACTACATCCTGATCGACTGCCCGCCCTCGCTGGGTCTGCTGACGGTCAACGCTCTGGTGGCCGGTGCGGAGGTGCTCATCCCCATTCAGTGCGAGTACTACGCACTGGAGGGGCTGGGCCAGCTGCTGCGCAACGTCGACCTGGTACGGGGCCACCTCAACCCGGACCTCCATGTGTCGACGATCCTGCTCACCATGTACGACGGCCGGACCAGGCTTGCGTCGCAGGTCGCCGAGGAGGTGCGCAGCCACTTCGGCAAGGAGGTCCTGCGCACCAGCATTCCCCGGTCGGTACGGATCTCCGAGGCGCCGAGTTATGGGCAGACCGTACTGACCTATGACCCCGGTTCGAGCGGGTCGCTGTCGTACCTCGAAGCCGCCCGTGAGATCGCGCTGCGGGGGGTCGGGGTGCAGTACGAGGCCCAGCATGCCCACCCGGGCAGTCGGAACAGCCAGCAGAATACTTCGGAGGGGATCCAGTGA